One part of the Humulus lupulus chromosome 9, drHumLupu1.1, whole genome shotgun sequence genome encodes these proteins:
- the LOC133802406 gene encoding uncharacterized protein LOC133802406 isoform X1, whose protein sequence is MLPQQWSSPCGNQCTQKYAALTKIPWRVFCKKGCDADGDCFQECLDECTEICYKDPVLKDQQWSAYIDRSPGADSYSELCFSACVSGCGYKFEVPSEEVDKARPNRPPKPLPAPKPVPPPVEPKENSEDLPSISA, encoded by the exons ATGTTACCGCAGCAATGGTCGTCTCCGTGCGGTAACCAATGCACTCAGAAATACGCAGCCCTAACTAAGATTCCAT GGCGAGTCTTTTGCAAAAAAGGGTGTGATGCTGACGGAGATTGTTTCCAAGAAT GTTTGGATGAATGCACTGAGATATGCTATAAGGATCCTGTCTTAAAGGACCAGCAATGGAGCGCTTACATTGACCGCTCTCCTGGAGCTGATAGCTACTCCGAG CTATGTTTCTCCGCTTGTGTATCCGGATGTGGTTACAAG TTTGAGGTTCCATCAGAAGAAGTTGATAAAGCACGTCCGAATAGGCCGCCTAAGCCGCTGCCTGCTCCAAAGCCGGTTCCCCCACCTGTTGAACCCAAAGAAAACTCTGAAGACCTACCAAGCATTTCTGCATAA
- the LOC133802406 gene encoding uncharacterized protein LOC133802406 isoform X2 — MIGRVFCKKGCDADGDCFQECLDECTEICYKDPVLKDQQWSAYIDRSPGADSYSELCFSACVSGCGYKFEVPSEEVDKARPNRPPKPLPAPKPVPPPVEPKENSEDLPSISA; from the exons ATGATAGGGCGAGTCTTTTGCAAAAAAGGGTGTGATGCTGACGGAGATTGTTTCCAAGAAT GTTTGGATGAATGCACTGAGATATGCTATAAGGATCCTGTCTTAAAGGACCAGCAATGGAGCGCTTACATTGACCGCTCTCCTGGAGCTGATAGCTACTCCGAG CTATGTTTCTCCGCTTGTGTATCCGGATGTGGTTACAAG TTTGAGGTTCCATCAGAAGAAGTTGATAAAGCACGTCCGAATAGGCCGCCTAAGCCGCTGCCTGCTCCAAAGCCGGTTCCCCCACCTGTTGAACCCAAAGAAAACTCTGAAGACCTACCAAGCATTTCTGCATAA